The sequence below is a genomic window from Gammaproteobacteria bacterium.
GGCGGCTTGGCCAAGACCAATATTAAGCAGTTCGCCGATGGCATCTTGCTGCATCTCATTTAGATTATGGTTCATTTTTATGGGCTTAATTTAGGAGACGTAGCCGACGATTTTTTCTTCCGTGATCGGTTTACTGACAAATGAGATACCCAGCTTACTGGCGCGTTGTTGTACGCTTTTTTGCACGTTGGCGGTTAACAGACACATGTTGGCCTGTGGGAATTGGTCTTTTAATTGTTCAGCCAGTTCCATGCCGTCGATGCCCGGCATATTGAGATCGATGGTCATCCAGTCAATTTGCTCACCGTTGACTTTTTGCAGTGCCTCTTCCCCTGAACCTGCTTCAATGATTTTCCACTCGGGGTGGGCAACATGAACAAAATTTTTCACCATCATGCGAGTTAAGCGGCTGTCGTCTACCACCAACATGGTTTGTACTGTCATCGGTAATGCCCTTTATTGTGTGGTTGGATTGTGAATCACCTGTTACTTGGCTCTATCGGTCTGAACTAGAAATACTTAAAGGTTTATTTTGCTCGGTGATTTTTTTGTGGCCTGCTTTAAGTTCGTACCGAGATAACCGATAAGTAGGATAGGCAATATGTTTTTATCCCTATTAATTGATGCGAGGGTGTTTATGCAGACGTTAGCAGTGCAGGACATTGAAGTTGAAAGTCTGAAAGCGATAAATCGGGATTTGCTTCGCTCCAATGCAGAGTTGGAGCAGTTTGCTTACATTGCTTCCCATGATCTGCAAGAGCCACTCCGTACCGTGACCAGTTTTTTACAGCTGTTACAGAGCAACTGCGGTAATGAGCTGAGTAGCGAGGG
It includes:
- a CDS encoding response regulator, with the translated sequence MTVQTMLVVDDSRLTRMMVKNFVHVAHPEWKIIEAGSGEEALQKVNGEQIDWMTIDLNMPGIDGMELAEQLKDQFPQANMCLLTANVQKSVQQRASKLGISFVSKPITEEKIVGYVS